A region from the Streptomyces sp. 3214.6 genome encodes:
- a CDS encoding 5'-3' exonuclease yields the protein MRGVTGRLMLLDTASLYFRAYFGVPDSVRAPDGTPVNAVRGLLDFIDRLVKDHRPDELVACMDADWRPQWRVELIPTYKAHRVAEEHEVGPDEEEVPDTLSPQVPIIEAVLDALGIARVGVAGYEADDVIGTFTGRAKGPVDIVTGDRDLYQLVDDARGVRVLYPLKGVGTLQLTDEAWLREKYGVDGRGYADLALLRGDPSDGLPGVAGIGEKTAAKLLAEFGDLAGIMAAVDDPRAKLTPSQRKRLDEARPYVAVAPKVVKVADDVPLPDLDTALPHTPRDGATLEALAGRWGLGGSLQRLLTTLNTRQA from the coding sequence ATGCGAGGCGTGACCGGACGACTGATGCTCCTCGACACCGCCTCGCTCTACTTCCGCGCCTACTTCGGCGTCCCCGACTCCGTGAGGGCGCCGGACGGCACCCCGGTGAACGCCGTGCGGGGACTGCTGGACTTCATCGACCGGCTGGTGAAGGACCACCGGCCGGACGAACTGGTGGCCTGCATGGACGCCGACTGGCGCCCTCAGTGGCGGGTCGAGCTGATCCCCACCTACAAGGCGCACCGCGTCGCCGAGGAGCACGAGGTCGGACCGGACGAGGAGGAGGTGCCGGACACGCTCTCGCCGCAGGTGCCGATCATCGAGGCGGTCCTGGACGCGCTGGGCATCGCGCGCGTGGGCGTCGCGGGCTACGAGGCGGACGACGTAATCGGCACGTTCACCGGCCGAGCGAAGGGCCCGGTCGACATCGTCACCGGCGACCGCGACCTGTACCAGTTGGTGGACGACGCGCGCGGGGTGCGCGTGCTGTACCCGCTGAAGGGCGTCGGCACGCTGCAGCTGACGGACGAGGCGTGGCTGCGCGAGAAGTACGGCGTCGACGGGCGCGGGTACGCGGATCTGGCGCTGCTGCGCGGCGACCCGAGCGACGGTCTGCCGGGGGTGGCGGGCATCGGGGAGAAGACGGCGGCCAAGCTGCTGGCCGAGTTCGGCGACCTGGCGGGGATCATGGCTGCGGTGGACGATCCGAGGGCGAAGCTGACGCCCTCGCAGCGCAAGCGGCTGGACGAGGCGCGGCCGTACGTCGCCGTCGCGCCGAAGGTCGTCAAGGTGGCCGACGACGTGCCGCTTCCGGACCTGGACACGGCGCTGCCGCATACGCCTCGGGACGGGGCGACACTGGAGGCACTGGCAGGGCGCTGGGGGCTCGGGGGGTCACTGCAGCGGCTGTTGACGACATTGAACACCCGGCAGGCATAG
- a CDS encoding siderophore-interacting protein → MAERPARKPRKPHSAQVVRTERLTPHMQRVVLGGAGLAGFAAGDCTDHYVKLLFGPDGVTYPEPFDLEHIRAEFPREQWPVTRTYTVRGWDAEHRELTLDFVLHGDEGLAGPWAARVQPGETVRFMGPGGAYAPDAAADWHLLAGDESALPAVAAALESLPAGALAHAFIEVAGPEEEQKIDSDVEVVWLHRGDRPVGERLVEAVRALKFPEGRMHAFVHGEAAFVKDLRKLLRVELQIPREDLSISGYWRLGHDEDGWQASKREWNARVEAEQEGETPAA, encoded by the coding sequence ATGGCAGAACGTCCGGCACGCAAGCCGCGGAAGCCCCACTCCGCGCAGGTCGTCCGCACCGAACGGCTCACACCGCACATGCAGCGCGTCGTGCTCGGCGGGGCGGGTCTGGCCGGGTTCGCAGCGGGCGACTGCACCGATCACTACGTCAAACTGCTCTTCGGCCCCGACGGCGTGACCTACCCGGAGCCCTTCGACCTTGAACACATCCGGGCCGAGTTCCCCCGTGAGCAGTGGCCTGTGACCCGGACGTACACGGTGCGCGGCTGGGACGCCGAACACCGCGAGCTGACGCTCGACTTCGTGCTGCACGGCGACGAGGGTCTGGCCGGACCCTGGGCGGCCCGCGTCCAGCCGGGCGAGACGGTCCGCTTCATGGGCCCCGGCGGCGCCTACGCGCCGGACGCGGCCGCCGACTGGCATCTGCTGGCCGGCGACGAGAGCGCCCTGCCCGCCGTCGCGGCCGCCCTGGAGTCGCTGCCGGCCGGGGCCCTCGCCCACGCCTTCATCGAGGTGGCCGGGCCCGAGGAGGAGCAGAAGATCGACTCCGACGTGGAGGTCGTCTGGCTGCACCGCGGCGACCGGCCGGTCGGCGAGCGGCTCGTCGAGGCCGTACGGGCGCTGAAGTTCCCCGAGGGCCGTATGCACGCGTTCGTGCACGGCGAGGCCGCCTTCGTGAAGGACCTGCGCAAACTGCTGCGTGTGGAGCTGCAGATCCCGCGCGAGGACCTGTCGATCTCCGGCTACTGGCGGCTCGGCCACGACGAGGACGGCTGGCAGGCCTCGAAGCGGGAGTGGAACGCGCGCGTGGAGGCGGAGCAGGAGGGCGAGACCCCGGCCGCCTGA
- a CDS encoding ATP-binding cassette domain-containing protein, whose translation MSSAGVTRGPAVEARDLVKTYPGGVTALNGLDVTVEPGTVFGLLGPNGAGKSTTVKILTTLARPDSGTASVAGHDVLRHPDRVRRAIGVVAQNSGADPVATGRDNLRLQGRLYGVKGAALERRVDELLERFTLTEAARRPVKGYSGGMRRRLDVALGLVHRPEVLFLDEPTTGLDPEARTAMWDEIGRLAGEEGLTILLTTHYLEEADRLAERVAIVDRGRIVVTGAPDSLKGELRGDAVHVEVRTPLGEAGRTLLDSALGGLPGVHEVLCEGRRISVRADDGAAAVPVLLGALERAGVGVATATVARPSLDDVYLRYAGRRYADADAAAVTAPVLAGGVR comes from the coding sequence ATGAGCAGTGCCGGCGTCACTCGCGGGCCCGCGGTCGAGGCGCGTGACCTCGTCAAGACCTATCCCGGCGGTGTCACCGCCCTGAACGGACTCGACGTCACCGTCGAGCCCGGCACCGTCTTCGGGCTCCTCGGCCCCAACGGCGCCGGCAAGTCCACCACCGTCAAGATCCTCACCACCCTCGCCCGTCCCGACTCCGGGACGGCCTCCGTCGCCGGGCACGACGTGCTGCGCCACCCGGACCGGGTGCGCCGCGCGATCGGCGTGGTCGCGCAGAACTCCGGGGCGGACCCGGTCGCCACCGGCCGGGACAACCTCCGCCTCCAGGGCCGTCTTTACGGGGTGAAGGGCGCCGCCCTCGAGCGCCGGGTCGACGAGCTGCTCGAGCGCTTCACGCTCACCGAGGCCGCCCGGCGCCCGGTCAAGGGCTACTCCGGCGGTATGCGGCGCCGCCTCGACGTCGCCCTGGGGCTGGTGCACCGGCCCGAGGTGCTCTTCCTCGACGAGCCCACCACCGGCCTGGACCCCGAGGCCCGCACCGCGATGTGGGACGAGATCGGTCGCCTGGCCGGCGAGGAGGGCCTCACCATCCTCCTCACCACGCACTACCTGGAGGAGGCCGACCGGCTCGCCGAGCGCGTCGCCATCGTCGACCGCGGCCGGATCGTCGTCACGGGCGCCCCCGACTCCCTCAAGGGCGAACTCCGCGGCGACGCCGTGCACGTGGAGGTGCGCACGCCCCTCGGAGAGGCGGGGCGCACCCTGCTGGACAGCGCCCTCGGTGGGCTGCCGGGCGTGCACGAGGTGCTGTGCGAAGGCCGCCGGATCAGCGTCCGCGCCGACGACGGAGCAGCCGCCGTGCCCGTGCTGTTGGGCGCGTTGGAGCGGGCCGGGGTCGGGGTGGCCACCGCGACCGTGGCCCGGCCCTCCCTCGACGACGTCTATCTCAGGTACGCGGGCCGCCGGTACGCGGACGCGGACGCCGCCGCCGTCACCGCTCCCGTCCTCGCCGGAGGTGTGCGATGA
- a CDS encoding ABC transporter permease, with amino-acid sequence MSTAVAQTWYMTQRQLMVFARQPAYAVITLIQPVIWLFLFGSLFKDVVELGGFGTASYLDYLVPGVVVMSALSANLWAGMGTLEEIQRGTLNRFLTTPASRAALMNGNVVHNGIVTALQSGVIVLLGLAGGADYPGGITGVAVLIVAAVLLGTVFGALSNALGMLVRERESIIGINTFLLLPLTFLSSAFMAPARMPSWMRHIADFNPVNWAMVAGRSALSADPDRADVLSRGGALLALAVAAVWLSIRTFRSYQRSV; translated from the coding sequence ATGAGTACAGCCGTCGCCCAGACCTGGTACATGACGCAGCGTCAGCTCATGGTGTTCGCCCGGCAGCCCGCCTACGCGGTGATCACCCTGATCCAGCCGGTGATCTGGCTGTTCCTCTTCGGCAGCCTGTTCAAGGACGTCGTCGAGCTGGGCGGCTTCGGCACCGCCTCCTACCTCGACTACCTGGTGCCGGGCGTGGTCGTGATGAGTGCGCTGAGCGCCAACCTGTGGGCGGGCATGGGCACGTTGGAGGAGATCCAGCGCGGCACCCTCAACCGCTTCCTGACCACGCCGGCCAGCCGGGCCGCGCTGATGAACGGCAACGTCGTGCACAACGGCATCGTCACCGCCCTGCAGTCCGGCGTCATCGTGCTGCTGGGTCTGGCGGGCGGCGCGGACTACCCGGGCGGGATCACCGGAGTCGCGGTCCTGATCGTGGCGGCCGTGCTGCTGGGCACCGTGTTCGGGGCGCTGTCCAACGCCCTGGGCATGCTGGTGCGCGAGCGGGAGTCGATCATCGGCATCAACACCTTCCTGCTGCTGCCGCTGACGTTTCTGTCCTCCGCCTTCATGGCGCCGGCCCGGATGCCCTCCTGGATGCGGCACATAGCCGACTTCAACCCGGTCAACTGGGCGATGGTCGCGGGCCGTTCGGCGCTGTCCGCCGACCCCGACCGGGCGGACGTGCTCAGCCGCGGCGGGGCGCTGCTCGCGCTGGCGGTGGCGGCGGTGTGGCTGTCGATCCGGACCTTCCGGTCCTACCAGCGGTCGGTGTAG
- a CDS encoding quaternary amine ABC transporter ATP-binding protein: MSSRLEAEHLYKVFGRRPEQAVRRLRAGTDREELRADGTTAAVVDASFTVEPGQIFVVMGLSGSGKSTLLRMLNGLLEPTAGRVLFDGQDLTALTDRDLRAVRAKKISMVFQHFALFPHRSVLDNAAYGLAVQGVPRREREQRAAEALRLCGLEGWEKSWPDELSGGMQQRVGLARALATDADLLLMDESFSALDPLIRRDMQDQLLTLQQTLKKTIVFITHDLNEAMRLGDRIAVMRDGRIVQTGTAEDILIRPAGDYVASFIQDVDRSRVLTASAVMDTAVRGDEADCRCETATPDTPFTALCALSARLTHPVAVLDGHRTLVGVVPRQRLVRFLGDEQGAPIVCDSPGDGRKQVTARA; the protein is encoded by the coding sequence GTGTCATCCAGGCTTGAGGCCGAGCATCTGTACAAGGTGTTCGGCAGGCGACCGGAACAGGCAGTGAGACGGCTGCGCGCCGGAACCGACCGGGAGGAGCTGCGCGCCGACGGCACCACGGCCGCCGTCGTCGACGCCTCCTTCACCGTGGAACCCGGCCAGATCTTCGTCGTCATGGGCCTGTCCGGCTCCGGGAAGTCCACCCTGCTGCGCATGCTCAACGGACTGCTGGAACCGACCGCCGGACGCGTCCTCTTCGACGGCCAGGACCTCACCGCGCTCACCGACCGCGACCTGCGCGCGGTGCGGGCGAAGAAGATCAGCATGGTCTTCCAGCACTTCGCGCTCTTCCCGCACCGCAGCGTCCTCGACAACGCCGCCTACGGCCTCGCCGTCCAGGGCGTCCCCCGCCGCGAGCGCGAGCAGCGGGCCGCCGAGGCGTTGCGGCTGTGCGGCCTGGAGGGCTGGGAGAAGTCCTGGCCGGACGAGCTGTCCGGCGGCATGCAGCAGCGCGTGGGCCTGGCCCGCGCCCTCGCCACCGACGCCGACCTGCTCCTTATGGACGAGTCCTTCAGCGCGCTGGACCCGCTGATCCGCCGCGACATGCAGGACCAGCTCCTCACGCTCCAGCAGACCCTGAAGAAGACGATCGTCTTCATCACCCACGACCTCAACGAGGCCATGCGCCTGGGCGACCGCATCGCCGTCATGCGCGACGGCCGCATCGTGCAGACCGGCACGGCGGAGGACATCCTGATCCGACCCGCGGGCGACTACGTCGCCTCCTTCATCCAGGACGTAGACCGCTCCCGCGTGCTGACCGCCTCCGCCGTCATGGACACCGCCGTGCGCGGCGACGAGGCCGACTGCCGCTGCGAGACCGCCACCCCCGACACCCCGTTCACCGCGCTCTGCGCGCTCAGCGCCCGGCTGACCCACCCGGTCGCCGTCCTCGACGGACACCGCACACTCGTGGGTGTCGTACCGAGACAACGCCTCGTGCGCTTCCTCGGCGACGAGCAGGGCGCGCCGATCGTCTGTGACAGCCCGGGCGACGGCCGGAAGCAGGTGACCGCCCGTGCCTAG
- a CDS encoding GNAT family N-acetyltransferase: MPYTADFVLPVGTLSGTPQPVLRADDGLLLRPWRAADASAVYATFQDPVMHQWHMRAADSEEEVAGWIEEWQTSWAAEQNVQWAVVDADSDEVLGRVALRDIRLGDGIAQVAYWTTRAARGRGVAPRATTALASWALDEIGFHRLELAHATANEASCRVAAKAGFTLEGTRRSAALHQDGWHDMHLHARVQGD, encoded by the coding sequence ATGCCCTACACCGCTGACTTCGTTCTGCCCGTCGGAACCCTCTCCGGCACCCCTCAGCCCGTCCTGCGCGCCGACGACGGGCTCCTTCTGCGCCCGTGGCGGGCCGCGGACGCGTCCGCCGTGTACGCGACCTTCCAGGACCCGGTGATGCACCAGTGGCACATGAGGGCCGCCGACTCCGAGGAGGAGGTCGCCGGCTGGATCGAGGAGTGGCAGACGAGCTGGGCGGCGGAGCAGAACGTCCAGTGGGCCGTCGTCGACGCCGACTCGGACGAGGTGCTGGGGCGGGTGGCGCTGCGCGACATCCGGCTCGGCGACGGCATCGCCCAGGTCGCGTACTGGACGACCCGGGCGGCCCGTGGCCGGGGAGTCGCCCCCCGGGCCACGACCGCCCTGGCGAGCTGGGCGCTCGACGAGATCGGCTTCCACCGGCTGGAGCTGGCGCACGCCACCGCCAACGAGGCCTCCTGCCGGGTCGCCGCCAAGGCCGGCTTCACGCTGGAGGGCACCAGGCGCAGCGCCGCCCTCCACCAGGACGGCTGGCACGACATGCACCTCCACGCGCGCGTGCAGGGCGACTGA
- a CDS encoding amino acid permease — protein sequence MTTTTPSDVRPDPPHSPGADDGSLAEFGYRQELHRSLGRYASFAAGFSFISVLTTVFQFFAFGYAFGGPVFFWAWPAVLAGQLLVAACFAELAARYPISGAIYQWSTRLSTPSFGWFAGWIMVIGQVVVVAAAALALQMVLPAIWSGFQLIGTDPAPTSPDGAANAALLGVALLVLTTLVNVVDNRVLSVINRVGVTAEIIGAVLIAVLLLTHSERSPGITFHTEGAAQDGLFGALLVGSFTAAYVMIGFDSAGEMSEETRDPRRTAPRTILTALSAAGLLGGLIVLAGLLAAPSLTDGRLGVDGLSYVLTSSLGDGVGKALLADVVVAIAVATLAIQTAACRMLFSMARDGQLPFSARLARVNPRTGMPSAPALVVGVLAAALLLLNFASPDAFLAIGTTCIVMLYLAYAMVTGPLLVCRLRGRFSSTGTDETGARLFSLGRWGVPVNALALLYGLLMTVNLAWPRAAVYDPAGGHWYFQWFTVLFLGATVAVGVTFRAYRRRTTA from the coding sequence GTGACGACAACGACACCCTCCGACGTACGCCCCGACCCGCCGCACTCCCCCGGCGCCGACGACGGCTCCCTCGCCGAGTTCGGCTACCGCCAGGAGCTGCACCGCAGCCTGGGCCGGTACGCCTCGTTCGCCGCCGGGTTCTCCTTCATCTCCGTCCTGACGACCGTCTTCCAGTTCTTCGCCTTCGGGTACGCCTTCGGCGGCCCGGTCTTCTTCTGGGCCTGGCCGGCGGTGCTGGCCGGGCAGTTGCTGGTGGCCGCGTGCTTCGCGGAGTTGGCGGCGCGCTACCCGATCTCGGGCGCGATCTACCAGTGGTCGACGCGGCTGTCGACGCCCTCCTTCGGCTGGTTCGCCGGCTGGATCATGGTGATCGGCCAGGTCGTCGTGGTCGCCGCGGCCGCGCTGGCCCTGCAGATGGTGCTGCCCGCGATCTGGTCGGGCTTCCAGCTGATCGGCACCGACCCGGCGCCCACCTCACCGGACGGCGCCGCGAACGCGGCGCTGCTCGGCGTGGCACTGCTGGTGCTGACGACGCTCGTGAACGTCGTCGACAACCGCGTGCTGTCCGTGATCAACCGGGTCGGCGTCACCGCCGAGATCATCGGCGCTGTGCTCATCGCCGTACTGCTGCTCACCCATTCCGAGCGCAGCCCCGGCATCACCTTCCACACCGAAGGGGCCGCGCAGGACGGCCTGTTCGGGGCGCTGCTCGTCGGCTCGTTCACGGCCGCCTACGTGATGATCGGCTTCGACAGCGCGGGCGAGATGAGCGAGGAGACGCGCGATCCGCGCCGCACCGCGCCCCGCACCATCCTGACGGCGCTCAGCGCGGCCGGCCTGCTCGGCGGGCTGATCGTGCTGGCCGGGCTGCTGGCCGCGCCCAGCCTCACCGACGGGCGGCTCGGGGTCGACGGGCTCAGCTACGTCCTCACCAGCAGCCTCGGCGACGGCGTCGGCAAGGCGCTGCTGGCGGACGTGGTCGTCGCGATCGCGGTGGCGACGCTCGCCATCCAGACCGCGGCCTGCCGGATGCTGTTCTCCATGGCCCGCGACGGACAGCTCCCGTTCTCCGCCCGCCTCGCGCGCGTGAACCCCCGCACCGGCATGCCGAGCGCCCCGGCGCTGGTCGTCGGCGTCCTCGCGGCGGCCCTGCTGCTGCTGAACTTCGCCTCCCCCGACGCCTTCCTGGCCATCGGCACCACGTGCATCGTGATGCTGTACCTGGCCTACGCGATGGTCACCGGACCGCTGCTGGTGTGCCGGCTGCGCGGACGGTTCTCCTCGACGGGCACGGACGAGACGGGCGCCCGTCTGTTCTCCCTGGGCCGCTGGGGCGTCCCGGTGAACGCCCTCGCCCTCCTCTACGGCCTGCTGATGACCGTCAACCTGGCCTGGCCGCGCGCCGCGGTGTACGACCCGGCGGGCGGGCACTGGTACTTCCAGTGGTTCACGGTGCTGTTCCTCGGTGCGACGGTCGCCGTGGGCGTGACCTTCCGTGCGTACCGGCGGCGGACGACGGCCTGA
- a CDS encoding PadR family transcriptional regulator has protein sequence MARKRRKLSNPLALAVMTTLWQKPMHPYEIAQTLRSQGKDTSTKTNYGSLYTVVQNLEKYGFVEVTGVERQGNRPERTVYGLTEAGREETAEWLSDLIAIPAKEYPIFETALSLMAALPPDEVVRLLQTRLSSLEVQLASGRGALDKLYETLPRLFLVEVEYQLHMVEAQVEWVGGFLDEIRKGSLSGVEQWRHFHETGELPQELRS, from the coding sequence GTGGCGAGGAAGCGCCGCAAGCTCAGCAATCCGTTGGCGCTCGCCGTGATGACGACGCTCTGGCAGAAGCCGATGCATCCGTACGAGATCGCCCAGACCCTGCGCAGCCAGGGCAAGGACACGAGCACGAAGACGAACTACGGCTCGCTCTACACGGTCGTGCAGAACCTCGAGAAGTACGGCTTCGTCGAGGTGACCGGTGTGGAACGCCAGGGCAACCGCCCCGAGCGCACGGTCTACGGGCTCACCGAGGCCGGGCGCGAGGAGACGGCCGAGTGGCTCTCGGACCTGATCGCCATCCCCGCGAAGGAGTACCCGATCTTCGAGACGGCGCTCTCACTGATGGCGGCGCTGCCGCCGGACGAGGTGGTGCGCCTGCTTCAGACGCGGCTGAGCTCGCTGGAGGTGCAGCTGGCCAGCGGCCGGGGAGCGCTCGACAAGCTCTACGAGACGCTGCCGAGGCTGTTCCTCGTCGAGGTCGAGTACCAGCTGCACATGGTCGAGGCGCAGGTGGAGTGGGTCGGCGGTTTCCTCGACGAGATCAGGAAGGGATCGCTGTCCGGCGTCGAGCAGTGGCGGCACTTCCACGAGACGGGGGAGCTGCCGCAAGAACTCAGATCATGA
- a CDS encoding cytochrome P450 — protein sequence MTPEHPVPTGPRDLALDPPPGCPAHNRGPGGLARLYGAGAEDLNELYERLRDEHGPVAPVLIHDDLPMWMVLGHAENLHMVRSPSQFSKDSRIWSPLVQGKVRPDHPLMPHIAWQPMAAHAEGDEHKRLRGAVTAAMATIDDRSVRRYINRSSQRLVNRFCEEGRAELVGQFVEHLPMAVMCHVLGMPDEYNDRMVQCARDALKGSETAIASHEYVMGALTRLTARRRARPEEDFTSHLISDPANLTDEEVREHLRLVLFAAYEATVNLLSNVLRMVLTDPRFLARLNGGQMTVAEAVEQSLWDEPPFSTVFAYFAKQDTELGGQRIRRGDGLFFAPAPGNVDPRVRPDLSANMQGNRSHLAFGSGPHECPGQDIGRAIADVGVDALLMRLPDLQLDCAEDELRWTMSIASRHLVELPVRFGPKDQQDVKHKPSHAPSHAPIPPQRMTRPVSTEPQPAPTPTPAQAAAPQPEPTAPTPTSPARRANAWRRFLSWWRGY from the coding sequence GTGACTCCCGAACACCCTGTCCCCACCGGTCCGCGCGATCTCGCGCTGGACCCGCCGCCCGGCTGCCCCGCGCACAACCGGGGCCCCGGCGGGCTGGCCCGCCTCTACGGCGCCGGCGCGGAGGACCTCAACGAACTGTACGAGCGCCTGCGCGACGAGCACGGTCCCGTGGCGCCGGTCCTCATCCACGACGACCTGCCGATGTGGATGGTCCTCGGCCACGCCGAGAACCTGCACATGGTGCGCTCGCCCTCGCAGTTCTCCAAGGACAGCCGCATCTGGTCGCCGCTGGTGCAGGGCAAGGTCAGGCCCGACCACCCGCTCATGCCGCACATCGCCTGGCAGCCCATGGCCGCCCACGCCGAGGGCGACGAGCACAAGCGGCTGCGGGGCGCGGTCACCGCGGCCATGGCGACCATCGACGACCGCAGCGTGCGCCGCTATATCAACCGCTCCAGCCAGCGCCTGGTCAACCGCTTCTGCGAGGAGGGCCGGGCCGAACTGGTGGGCCAGTTCGTCGAGCACCTGCCGATGGCCGTCATGTGCCATGTCCTCGGCATGCCCGACGAGTACAACGACCGAATGGTCCAGTGCGCCCGCGACGCGCTCAAGGGCTCCGAGACCGCCATCGCCAGCCACGAGTACGTCATGGGGGCGCTGACCCGGCTCACCGCGCGCCGCCGCGCCCGGCCCGAGGAGGACTTCACCAGCCACCTCATCAGCGACCCGGCGAACCTCACCGACGAGGAGGTCCGCGAGCACCTGCGCCTGGTCCTCTTCGCCGCCTACGAGGCCACCGTCAACCTGCTCTCCAACGTGCTGCGCATGGTCCTCACCGACCCCCGGTTCCTCGCCCGGCTCAACGGCGGCCAGATGACGGTGGCGGAGGCGGTGGAGCAGTCCCTGTGGGACGAGCCCCCGTTCAGCACCGTCTTCGCCTACTTCGCCAAGCAGGACACGGAGTTGGGCGGTCAGCGCATCCGGCGGGGCGACGGCCTGTTCTTCGCGCCCGCCCCCGGCAACGTGGACCCCCGGGTGCGCCCCGACCTGTCCGCCAACATGCAGGGCAACCGCTCCCACCTCGCCTTCGGCAGCGGCCCGCACGAATGCCCCGGCCAGGACATCGGCCGCGCCATCGCCGACGTCGGCGTGGACGCGCTGCTGATGCGGCTGCCGGACCTGCAACTCGACTGCGCCGAGGACGAGTTGCGGTGGACGATGTCCATCGCCTCACGGCACCTGGTGGAACTGCCGGTCCGGTTCGGCCCGAAGGACCAGCAGGACGTCAAGCACAAGCCGAGCCACGCCCCGAGCCACGCCCCGATCCCGCCGCAGCGCATGACGCGACCGGTGAGCACGGAACCGCAACCCGCCCCGACGCCCACCCCGGCGCAGGCGGCCGCGCCGCAGCCCGAGCCGACCGCCCCGACGCCGACGAGCCCGGCCCGCAGGGCGAACGCCTGGCGGCGCTTCCTGTCCTGGTGGCGCGGCTACTGA
- a CDS encoding RluA family pseudouridine synthase, with the protein MRRRTPPPPSPLPQRDGIDAVRVRLPGEGAWATVREHLVERLGGAGPGVVDGMLAAGLVVGADGAAVAPDAAYVPGMFVWFHRELPAEAPVPFPLEIVYRDEHIVVVDKPHFLATTPRGSHVTQTALARLRRELGVPALGAAHRLDRLTAGLVLFTVRPEERGAYQTLFRDRRVRKVYEAVAPHDASREWPVTVRSRIVKERGVLAAREVPGEPNAVSQVEPVEHRADGLARYRLVPDTGQTHQLRVHMAALGVPILGDPLYPEVAAPVPAGDFRRPLQLLARELEFTDPVTGTEHRLRSGRVLEAWASYGSWLDGPAATTSPGVAQ; encoded by the coding sequence ATGAGACGCCGCACCCCTCCCCCGCCCTCCCCGCTGCCCCAGCGCGACGGGATCGACGCGGTGCGGGTGCGGCTGCCGGGCGAGGGCGCCTGGGCCACCGTCCGGGAGCACCTGGTGGAGCGGCTCGGCGGGGCCGGCCCCGGGGTGGTGGACGGGATGCTGGCGGCCGGGCTCGTCGTCGGCGCCGACGGTGCGGCGGTGGCGCCGGACGCAGCGTACGTGCCGGGGATGTTCGTGTGGTTCCACCGTGAGCTGCCCGCCGAGGCGCCGGTGCCGTTCCCGCTGGAGATCGTGTACCGGGACGAGCACATCGTGGTCGTCGACAAGCCGCACTTCCTGGCCACCACTCCGCGCGGCAGCCATGTCACCCAGACCGCGCTGGCCCGGCTGCGGCGGGAGCTGGGCGTCCCCGCGCTGGGCGCCGCGCACCGCCTCGACCGGCTCACCGCAGGGCTTGTGCTGTTCACCGTGCGCCCCGAGGAACGCGGCGCCTACCAGACGCTGTTCCGCGACCGCCGGGTGCGCAAGGTGTACGAGGCCGTGGCGCCCCACGACGCCTCGCGCGAGTGGCCGGTGACGGTGCGCAGCCGGATCGTGAAGGAGCGCGGCGTCCTGGCCGCCCGGGAGGTGCCGGGCGAGCCGAACGCCGTCAGTCAAGTCGAGCCGGTCGAGCACCGTGCGGACGGTCTCGCCCGCTACCGGCTGGTGCCCGACACCGGGCAGACCCACCAACTCCGGGTGCACATGGCCGCGTTGGGCGTGCCGATCCTCGGCGATCCGCTCTATCCGGAGGTGGCCGCCCCGGTGCCGGCCGGCGACTTCCGGCGCCCGCTGCAACTGCTGGCGCGGGAGCTGGAGTTCACCGATCCGGTCACCGGGACGGAACACCGGCTGCGCAGTGGCCGGGTGCTCGAGGCCTGGGCGTCGTACGGCAGTTGGCTCGACGGCCCGGCCGCCACCACGTCACCGGGCGTCGCTCAGTAG